DNA sequence from the Nycticebus coucang isolate mNycCou1 chromosome 23, mNycCou1.pri, whole genome shotgun sequence genome:
GAATTCTCTGTTCTGTTAGCTTAATGGTCAGCTAGTGACTTCAGATTTTCTTAAACACTTAGAGCAAAACCAagaaacaaaacaccaaaaacaaaaactctcctGGTTTTGCAGATTGGTTCTGTGATGAGCACTTTCTCACTGCTCATCCGGGCTATTCACAATGCTGCCTTACACCTCACTTTCTACTTGCATGGAGCCTAATATTCAGCCAGATAGAAAAATTTGGGATTTTCTCAGGTCTTTTCTGAGCATGTGTTCAGCCCTGGCTGTGTGTGTGGATTTCTAGATTCCCTGGTAAACACAGAGTTTTCCAAagccttttcttctttcatggATTCCCTGTCCCAGCCTCTTCCTTACCCTGGCTATTTAGTCTGTCTGCTGCTTGTCCCATCTGCCATCCCTTGCTCCAGAGCTACAGCTAGTTTATGCTTTCAACAAACACTCCCCAAGAGGCTGTTCCTATCCTGGGAAAGTTCTGAGGTGTATAAAACAAAGGCAACCCCCTGAGGGAAACCTTCAGGCAACCACCAGGCAGGTTAAAACACACAACCACAATTATTTGATAACAAAGCTTTTATTGTACCTGCTGCaataactgggggaaaaaaatcacattcaatTATAGAGTAAAAAATGACTTCAATATTGAATGAAGAAATCATTTAGATTTGTTGTCTAATAAGTGGGTGTTGGAAAGTAATCATTCAATCCTTATTTATCCTAATATATATTCTAATTCTAGAATTTGGACTTATATCAAAATTCTCTGAAGGACGACAGCCCTTAAGCATAGTCACTGCAACATAATGGCCCAAGACAAAGAACTTACTATCCGAAGCTACCATTTTGTTTGCGTTATGACCATAATCATTAGAACCATAAGCCACTGCTCTGATGAAAGTGaattttcaataaacatttcaaaaataggCCTTACTCATGTTCCAAAAGACCTACCACTGAAAACCAAAGCCTTAGACATATCTCAAAACAACATATCTGAGCTTCGGATCTCTGATATCAGCTTTCTGTCAGGGTTGAAAGTTTTGAGACTTTCCTATAATAGAATCCAGTGGCTTGATTTTAGTATTTTCAAGTTCAACCAGGATTTGGAATATTTGGATTTATCTCATAATCAGTTGCAAAAGATATCCTGCCATCCTATTGTGAGTTTCAAGCATTTAGACCTTTCATTCAACGACTTTGATGCCCTGCCCATCTGTAAGGAATTTGGCAACTTGACACAACTGAATTTCTTGGGATTAAGTGCTGCGAAGTTACAGCAATTAGATCTGCTGCCAATCGCCCGCTTGCATCTAAGTTACATCCTTCTGGATTTAGGGAATTACCGTGCAAAGGAGGCAGAAAGTCTTCAAATTCTAAATACAAAAACACTTCACCTTGTTTTTCACCCACATAGTTTATTCTCTGTCCAAGTGAACATGTCAGTTAATACTTTAGGATGCTTAAAACTTACTAATATTAAATTGGATGATGAGAACTGTGGAGTTTTAATTAAGTTTTTATCAGGGCTCACTAGAGTTTCAACCTTACTGAATTTCACGCTCAACCACATGGAAACAACTTGGAAATGCTTGGTTAGAGTCTTGCAGTTTCTTTGGCCCAAGCCTGTGGAATATCTCACAatttacaacttaacaatagttGAAAGCATTGATGAAGAAGATTTTACTTATTCTGAAACAGCATTGAAAGCTCTCACAATAGAACATGTTACaaacaaagtttttcttttttcccagatGGCGTTATACACAGTGTTTTCTGAGATGAACATTATGATGTTAACCATATCAGATACGCCTTTTATACACATGCTTTGCCCTCAGGCACCAAGCACATTTAAGTTTTTGAACTTTACCCAGAACGTTTTCACAgatagtatttttcaaaattgtttcacGTTAGTTAGATTGGAGACACTTATCCTACAAAAGAATGGATTAAAAGACTTTTTCAGTGTAGGTCAGATGACTAAGAACATGCCATCTTTGGAAATACTGGACGTTAGCTTTAATTCTTTGGAATCTGATAGATGTGAGGAAAACTGCACTTGGGTTGAGAGTATAGTGATGTTAAATTTGTCTTCAAATAAACTTACTAGCTGTGTTTTCAGATGTTTACCTCCCAGGATCAAGGTACTTGATCTTCACAATAACAGAATAGAGAGCATCCCTAAAGAGGTCACTCTACTGGAAGCTTTGCAAGAACTCAATgttgctttcaattctttaacCGACCTCCCTGGATGTGACACCTTTAGCAGCCTTTCTGTGCTGATCATTGACCACAATTCAGTTTCCCAGCCATCAGATGAATTCTTCCAGAGCTGCCAGAATATAAAGTCAATACAAGCAGGGAACAATCCATTCCAATGTACATGTGAGCTAAGAGAATTTGTCAAAAACATAGGCCAAGTATCAAGTGAAGTGGTAAAGGACTGGCCTGATTCTTATAAGTGTGATTACCCTGAAAGCTATAAGGGAACGCCTCTAAAAGACTTTCACATATCTGAATTATCCTGTAACACAGCTCTGCTGATTGTCACCATTGGGGCCATCATGCTGGTGTTGGCTGTTACCATGACCTTCCTCTGCATCTATTTGGATCTGCCctggtatctcaggatggtgtTCCAGTGGACCCGGACCCGACACAGGGCTAGGAATGTACCCTTAGAGGAACTCCAAAGAGCTCTCGAGTTC
Encoded proteins:
- the TLR6 gene encoding toll-like receptor 6; protein product: MAQDKELTIRSYHFVCVMTIIIRTISHCSDESEFSINISKIGLTHVPKDLPLKTKALDISQNNISELRISDISFLSGLKVLRLSYNRIQWLDFSIFKFNQDLEYLDLSHNQLQKISCHPIVSFKHLDLSFNDFDALPICKEFGNLTQLNFLGLSAAKLQQLDLLPIARLHLSYILLDLGNYRAKEAESLQILNTKTLHLVFHPHSLFSVQVNMSVNTLGCLKLTNIKLDDENCGVLIKFLSGLTRVSTLLNFTLNHMETTWKCLVRVLQFLWPKPVEYLTIYNLTIVESIDEEDFTYSETALKALTIEHVTNKVFLFSQMALYTVFSEMNIMMLTISDTPFIHMLCPQAPSTFKFLNFTQNVFTDSIFQNCFTLVRLETLILQKNGLKDFFSVGQMTKNMPSLEILDVSFNSLESDRCEENCTWVESIVMLNLSSNKLTSCVFRCLPPRIKVLDLHNNRIESIPKEVTLLEALQELNVAFNSLTDLPGCDTFSSLSVLIIDHNSVSQPSDEFFQSCQNIKSIQAGNNPFQCTCELREFVKNIGQVSSEVVKDWPDSYKCDYPESYKGTPLKDFHISELSCNTALLIVTIGAIMLVLAVTMTFLCIYLDLPWYLRMVFQWTRTRHRARNVPLEELQRALEFHAFISYSEHDAAWVKNELVPCLEREDIRICLHERNFVPGKSIVENIINCIEKSYKSIFVLSPHFVQSEWCHYELYFAHHNLFHKGANNLILILLEPIPQNIIPSKYHKLKALMTQRTYLEWPKEKSKRGLFWANIRAAFNVNLILDTENDDVKT